AGTGAAGCCTTCAGTGCAATACtgacatttgtaaggcttctctttataGTGTGGGTTCATCCATGTGCGTTGACAAGACcatgtgaagcctttgttgcagtatTGGCATATATAAGATTTCTCTTCGTTCGTTCATGCTTCTCCAAACTACCTGACTGTGCAAAGCCTTAATTGCAAATAAGCAGTCTCTTttgtatgaattcgttcatgtaaCTGTGTGAAGCCTTCATTGCAATACTAATGACATTTATAAGGCCtctctttggtatggattcgttcatgtgttttcaagtgacctgacactgtgaagcctttgttgcagtattggcatatgaaaggcttctcttttgtatgaattcgttcatgtgttttcaagttacttgactgtgtgaagcctttgttacagtattggcatatgtaaggcttctctttcgtatgaattcgttcatgtgttttcaagctacctgactgtgtgaagcctttgttgcagtatTGGCATATGTAAGGCTTTTCTGTGGTATGTATTCGTTCGTGTTTTGTCAAGTCACAAGActttgtgaagcctttgttgcagtatTGGCAAATGAGAGGCTTTTCATTTGTATGATTTAGTTCATGACTCTTCAAACTAACTGAACGTGCAAAGCCTTTATTACAATACTGACacttgtaaggcttctctttggaatgaattcgttcatgtgttttcaagtgaCCTGATTCTGTGAAGCCCTTATTACAGTATTGGcatatgtaaggcttctctttcgtaTGAATTCGTTCGTGTTTTTTCAAGCTACCTGAAactgtgaagcctttattacagtattgacatttgtaaggcttctctttcgtaTGGGTTCGTTCATGTGGTTTCAAGTTACCTGACgatgtgaagcctttgttacagtaTTGGCATTTATAAGgcgtctctttggtatgaattcgttcatgtttTTTTATGTTACTAGACAGTttgaagcctttgttgcaataTGAACATTTGTAGGGTGTATTTTTGGTGTGAATTCGTTCGTGTTCTTTCAAGTGACTAGACcatgtgaagcctttattacagtattggcatatgtaaggcttctctttggtatgaattcgttcatgtgctttcaagtTACCTGACcctgtgaagcctttgttgcagtattggcatttgtaaggcttctctttcgtatgaactcgttcatgtgttttcaagttacttgagtgtgtgaagcctttataacagtattgacatttataaggcgtctctttggtatgaattcgttcatgtgcTTTCATGCCAccagactgtgtgaagcctttgttgcaataTGAACATTTGTAAGGTGTCTTTttggtatgaattcgttcatgtgcGTTCAAGTTACTTGAATaagtgaagcctttgttgcagtatTTGCATTTGTaaagcttctctttggtatgattcCGGTCATGTAACTTTACCTCACTCCTGATTGAAAACGTTTTCTCACAGTTTTGACCTTGGTAAAATGCCTGTTTCGAATCGTtctcatttgtttgtttgattgttgacTCATTTCCACCCGTACATTGGTCAAGAAATGGTGATGTCAGAAAACCATCTTTTCTGCTATCATCGGCGATGTATTTCTTTCTGTTGTTTGGAATGTGTATCAACTTCTTCTTATAGTCATACCAGTATCTGCGAATCCACAGCTCGTGATGACGCAGATGACACAGATATCGATGTGTATTATTAAAGAACCTTCTGCAATATTTGCACAAGTAAGGCATCAGGAACTCCCATTCTCGTGGTTTTCGTGGAGGCATTTCTGAAATAAAAGAATGTAGAGCAATCGATCTAATTGAGGCAACATTACGAATCCTGAAATACATGATTCATTATTAAGCTACTTACATACTACTGTCTGtacaattagcttagattcttgaatttttaagatatttgaaaaagtacaaaattgtggtcaaagtcatgaaagaaaagtgttagcacagccttagacctaacgtgatttatacttttcaaattctaatgttcaatttaaaaccccatttcttttcaattttggtcttttcccgcgatatttttataacaagccgtagaacgtcgggtaccataaacttttttgaatcaatccatttagagcaatggggacgaatatCATAATGCGCTgcgatagtatttattcgaccatccgcatcaagaagcattgtccagcaaaatagctgtatttgccagtatgcctattttgtgttgaaatcctactgttgaaacattccgttattatttatgaactaagttttctaaaataggcccagcttatataaatacattccttgcgtatttatttatttatttatttatttatttatttatttatttatttatttatttatttatttatttatatatttatttatttaagtattatttttcaggtgactaactttggaattaaaagtgctcaaacccattacaggtgagcgtagaaacaaattcaaagtatagacctctggaaaaggcaaccgttactactagtttcacagcataccctcacttacgatcattgggtataccgatcatcagacggataatttgtcatggtttcaacttgacagtaatgcatatacatgtatatacattctgtggtgtcagaaCCATGACAAAAGCCACATCCAGCACAagtctctttatttatttatttatttatttatttatttatttatttatttatttatttatttatttatttattttgcgaatgggtctgaggcctaattataaaactacacatttattttcaatttgttatttcgttttgtttgttgaatatatacaaactatgagaaggacatttggaaacaaaagaacttttgtacaagaaaatattatttaaaacaatcaggttacagaaagcaATTcctgtaaagtcactgtatctgaaaatgtcaagcgaatgctgatattcttgggaaggaatgatggtattaaacaaaactcaatttatatTGTAaatcagttgaaataagaacgaaatccatatttttaatgtcattgtttacgAAAAaacaatgctcagaataatgttatgcataaaacgtaatcgcgccatataatttcgtgtaacaaaaaccggtggaccatcatcacctatagaacctatccaataaccggaacggtataacaattgaaatggcaggatagattggtggacagattgttttgctaaatttgatagggtctatgccctaagttgagaatggaccgtctcactcgatttgtgaaaaggtcgcgaacccttttggtggacccaagtaactgcctaaaacgaggcaaaattgaaaagaaatcgggttttaaattgaacttgggaatttgaaaagtataaatcacgttaggtctaaggctgtgctaacacttttctttgatgactttggccgcaattttttattttttcaaatatcttaaaaattcaagaatctaagctaattgaacagacagtagtactcGAATTTCTcatcaatttcataaaatttctcaTAATTCAACTTTCCAAATGTCTCATCCAAAGAGAAAAATACAATtaacagaaaaaataaaagtgaaaatattcagtttcatactatttgaagtgaaagttgatacacgTTTAGAGAAAGAACTTTAATTAAGGAGGAATTATTTGGTCGCTCCTGATTTAATATTTAGTCGGCTTCGTCATGTGTATTTATAGGTCTTGTTCACTTTCTTCAATCCTTCTACTTCCGTCTTTTTCCTCAGTCTCctgaataatattaatataacttaCCAGTCATATACTGTGAATTGACAATAGCTTTTAGGTCTAAACTGAATCATACTCTAATTTGCTATAACCATCGGCATCAAGATATCGACAAATCAGTTGAAATTCAAGGTTTGTCTGGGCGAAATTGTACTAAAAACTCCTCAAACATGTACTGTTTCTTTATCAGGCCTCTTGACTGATCGCTAGTACTAATAATATCTaccgggggagggggcactcaaaacaaatgaccgtacgggtatgctcccctttttagatttcgcagctccgaaagaccccctatttgaccaaaatagagctccgaaagaaacttgattttgataatttcagctctaaaagaccccaaaattgctcattcctcatatttctggttttttcaggcgattttcaaccaaaaagcaaagaaagacccttgattttgactgttcgcagttCCAAAAGCCCCCATTTTAGgctacttgttcacagcccggttcgcagttccaaaagacccccttttaccggtacgctgtcagctcccaaagacccaccacctcaaaatatCGGGGGAGCaaatacccaccaaaattttttgatgtgccccccccccggaatatataggcctatacattgcaCTAGCTGGTTTGTATGTGTTCGTCACGACTCAAACAAATTTATAAGAATTACGGGCCCTGGAAGAAACCTGCctccagtccaaaatcaaaaccataaaggggtaaattataaaagaaaatatccaaaatatgtctcaccttgtgaaactAATTTAAACGAATCctgatacaaaacaaaaacactactTTCTTCAACATGTCTAAGGAAAGTATACGTGTTTCACAAAATATACCACTTATGTATTCTgaattagaatagtagtatagctaTATATGGTCATGTTGAACAATTCCGTGAAATCAAACCGCACGAATCCTCTCGGATCTCTCATGCAAGTGTGCATACATTATTATGCAACATAGAATCCGAACTTGGATCCATGTCTCGGTTATCCAAATTAAGAAACCGAATACTACTCATATCTCTCAAAACTTAgtagtattacttcagacatgcatataaaattgtctttattAAAATAAACCATCCAAATATTTAAGGCTCTAAATTAAGCCTTTTTTTTCGAAAtccttcaaaactttcaaattctttccaaatttccaaaataatcttctactcaaccaattgaacacttcactgtcttttagtaaaaatgtctgcgtcagcagactaaaaattgtacattaacactaataaaaattccctttaaaagggaaggccagcgtcaatgcagaagaggtcttgtaaatagtttgggtcaccgtgaaaggcattttttaggatcacgcttacatccatgttacatgacagttcaccaaaccatcaatggtgagaacatgcacactgaaacagcaaaacacattaactcctataactcctgtcaactctttaatccattactccaaattgttctgtatttttgtctttactgctttttacccatgcttattataaaaatcaagaaatacactgcagttgttagttaattcgctatgttaactcaacttacatgcacattttattttaaaataattttatattatttcgcaatgtatagtttactataaagtagatagtggcaagcacatgataaaggactgatcattcactacaatcttcacttttaaactgtattttttgaatgtgttgattgttagtccgaaactcctgcaaagctatggacatggcatcttacctactccattctgtagtctgcattgtgtgttttctcagtcttcaatcattttgttgaatgtaattttatgaatcaaataaaaaagatagaaattggcctcactttagttatgtgtcattttacagtatttatcatttataaagtaagacaataatttatttattttctataagtgcatgtcaaaatatgggatatattgttcaatattatagctagcccctaataactttattttcaatcggatttttcccgttgaaaagacaaaactgatgttaaagatagcaataatatcatcaataacattttgagtcaattttatccataaaacgatacaggataggatagataattactttgacttcaatgtggtccatataatgaagattttgattccacaacattattagatctgttatcaacatatcaattatgcactcacatgcaaccaaacatcatgctatgctcagtagtccactgataatgtgatatgacctcgtgatcattcccccgctttgaccatgtcatttttttttatatgctgattgctgaacaagtttatgtttatatgtgtaggcctaacctatgataactttttaagtcataattaattcaaacataactttggcaatactcaatcgttttcgttcgttgaaacggcaaaacatactttcttttccttgcaaatcgaattagcagaaatcaaaaacatttccaccacgagaagtaaaaaaaataattcataccaatagaagaaggctataatcttagctaatctttagtgtacacaaaccccatctcagaattaggtaccagcgccctatgcgctggcgaaaacagcaaggccgcagggccggcaggcccgaggccggcgactcccatacgtcgactaaacactccagtgaGGAAAACAACCGCGTAGTGTCTTGCATTTTGAACaatacttgctttgggtacttTCTGGGGATACCTtttcccattcagtgatttgctcatccggacgatcgtaaaaatcatcaaaattttggtaccgtacttttgttattacatagatgtgctaagtctgcgaatggttcagccaaaagccgtgtaggcctatttaagacaaaataagacattttacacgaatctgtatttttagatactgacagtatctaaaattagctacaagtatttgaatggcggggcttgaacttcctcagtactgctgttttcttcattttttgccaaatttggcatttcaaaaataccaaatgacaatttgaacgacttaggcctatccttctcttttaagcaatttataaacaattttatttttttactcttgcgctgggatcactgaatgggtctttaagaaatgtggcgtatcatgtcaaaaacagacatcttttggacagcttataaatttggaggctttcacataaagagctattttgctccacaacgccgttttccccaataaaatcggacattcctaagcgaagaaattgagttatggtattaaaaattggaaattgaaatatcgtgggtaaaaagctgaaaagacaaataaaaccagaacagaacaatttagagaacaataatgaattaataataatgaacaataatgaattaaagagttgacaggagattaggagttaatgttttctgcagtttcagtgtacatcttctcaccgttgatggtttggtggactgtcatgtaacatggatgtagtaagccctGATCCTAAatatgcctttcacattgaccaaaactaattacaagacctcttctacattgaggctggctttcccttttaaagggaatttttattaaagtcCTTGCACTGTACAGCTTGACTACGCGGGTGACAGCTTGAAATACATATCACCTCCCGcccccctagactatgccatagtcgaattttattaaaaatattttattaaaaatatgttattattagtcatgatgaacccat
Above is a window of Amphiura filiformis chromosome 20, Afil_fr2py, whole genome shotgun sequence DNA encoding:
- the LOC140142021 gene encoding uncharacterized protein; translated protein: MPPRKPREWEFLMPYLCKYCRRFFNNTHRYLCHLRHHELWIRRYWYDYKKKLIHIPNNRKKYIADDSRKDGFLTSPFLDQCTGGNESTIKQTNENDSKQAFYQGQNCEKTFSIRSEVKLHDRNHTKEKLYKCKYCNKGFTYSSNLNAHERIHTKKTPYKCSYCNKGFTQSGGMKAHERIHTKETPYKCQYCYKGFTHSSNLKTHERVHTKEKPYKCQYCNKGFTGSGNLKAHERIHTKEKPYICQYCNKGFTWSSHLKEHERIHTKNTPYKCSYCNKGFKLSSNIKKHERIHTKETPYKCQYCNKGFTSSGNLKPHERTHTKEKPYKCQYCNKGFTVSGSLKKHERIHTKEKPYICQYCNKGFTESGHLKTHERIHSKEKPYKCQYCNKGFARSVSLKSHELNHTNEKPLICQYCNKGFTKSCDLTKHERIHTTEKPYICQYCNKGFTQSGSLKTHERIHTKEKPYICQYCNKGFTQSSNLKTHERIHTKEKPFICQYCNKGFTVSGHLKTHERIHTKERPYKCH